From Sphingomonas sp. PAMC26645:
ACGGCGCGTTCTCGACCAGCGGGACGGTCGAGTTGCACATTACCAACGATACCGACGGCGTGCGCATGGCGTGGCGCGAGCGCCAGGGTCCGACCCCCTCCGAGCCAAGGGAGCGAGGGTTCGGTTCGGTCATCATCGAACGCATGATCCCGTTCGACCTGCAAGGTCTCGCGCGGACCCGCTACCCACCTGCAGGGTTCGAAGCCGACTTTTTCGTGCCCGCGGCGCATGTCGTAGCCGAGGCCGAACTGCTGGTGGCGATTCCCATCGGAACGGCATCGTCCGACGCACCGTCGGAACGTCCCCTGGCCGGACTATCGGTGCTCCTGCTCGAGGATAACATGATCGTCGCGCTCGAGGCGGAGGACCTGCTTCATCAACTGGGTGCCGCGAAGGTGGAGATCGCAGCCGACCTGATCGGCGCCGAGAAAGCGATCGATCGCGGCGGCGTCGACATTGTCATGCTCGATATCGGTATAGGCGACCTCAACAGCGCACCGCTGGCACGCCGCCTCTCCAGCGTGTCGATCGCCTTCTTCTTCGCCAGCGGCTACGACGAACGCCCCGGCCTGGCGTCAGAATTCGCCGACATACCGATCGTCGGAAAGCCGTACAGCCTTACCAATTTGCGCATGGCGGCCACCCAGTCCCTGATGAGATAGATCCCGTTTCCATTGCCAAGCTCCGACAGGCACTGATCTCGGTGACGCCAGCGTTGCAGGAACGCGAACTCGCCACGATCGCAGCCCTGTCCGATGCTATTGCCGCAGCGCTTGAGGACCGCGGCGTTCCACCGCTACACGCGGCGCTGGCTGCACAGGTCGAAATGACGGCGATCGCTCATGCGCAGATTGAGTGGCTGAACGACAAAGCATAGGGCTTGGCGAGCGGTTCGCGATGGCGCGGCAAGCCCTGCGAGAATTGCGGTAGCGGAGACCCGAATGAGGATGGAAGTACGCGCGACGTTCATGCGTGGCGGCACCAGCAAGGGGCTGTTCTTCGATCCCGCGGATCTGCCTGCCGACCCTCTGGCTCGAGACAGGCTGTTGCTGCGCGCTATCGGCAGTCCCGACCCTTATGGTCAGCAGATCGATGGTATGGGCGGCGGAAGCTCGAGTACCAGCAAGGCTGCGCTCGTCAGCAGGAGTGCCCGCCCCGGGTACGACCTGGACTATTACTCGGCTGCGCTACCCATCGATGCCGCGTTCGTGGACTGGAGCGGCAATTGCGGTAACCTCGCAGCGGCGGTGGCCCCGTTCGCGTTCCATCGCGGCATGTTGGAGGTGCCCCGCGACGGCATCGCTCCCATCCGCATCTGGCAGGTCAATACGGCAAGGCTGATCGTGGCGCACGTTCCGTTCCGCGGTGGTCTGGTAAAGGAGCATGGCGACTTCATTCTGGACGGCGTTGCATTCCCCGCGACCGAAATTCGACTGGACTTCGAAAGCGGACCAGATGCGCCTGATCTCTTTCCGACAGGGTCTCCGACAAGTGTCATCGAGTGGTCGGGCGGGGTACCCTTCGAAGCAACGTTGATAGATGCCGGAAGCCCGACGATCTTGGTCCACGCAGACGCTCTGGGGCTGACTGGCGTGGAGACCGCGGCGGAGGTGAACGCCAATCCGGAACTGCTTGCTAAAGCCGAGCAGATGCGAGCTCATGCCGCGGTTCGCCTGGGCTTTGCCGCAACCCCTGAGGAGGTTACCGCGCGGTATCGGCAGAGCCCCAAGCTGGCGTACGTCAATCGCGCTCGGAATTATGTCACGGCCAGCGGAACGCACGTGGACGAGGCCTCGATCGACTTGGTGGCGCGTACATTCTCCATGGGCAAGCTTCACCACGCCATGACGGGGACAGGGACGGTGGCAATCGCAGCTGCGGCGGCGGTTCCAAATACCATTGTGAGCAGGGTCACCGGCGTTCGCAGCATGGTGCGCATAGGCCACGCCTCCGGATCTGTTCCGGTTGGCGCCGAGTCCGAAAACGAAGACGGCTGGCGGATCAGACGTACCTCGTTCAGCAGATCCGCTCGCATATTGATGGACGGTACAGTGTTCATTCCTGTCTAGGCACCGGGCCTTGAGGGGCAATCGAAGAGCCATGAAACCGATATTGCATGAGGGCGCCTCCGAGATTGCCCTACACAACTACGAACGTCTGAAATTGAAGGCGATGGAGGCACTAGAACGGCGACCTATGGGTCTCGTTGGACACAAGCTGAGTTAACGAGGCGGCGTTCCGATCCGCGTTTTGAGTTCGGTTCGTATAATCAGATATCGTTAGCCAAGCGGTTTCAGCTTAGCCGCTATGGTAAGCAATGCGCGCAAACCCGCGGGCACTTGTCGCCGTCCGGAGTAATAGAGGTAGAAGCCTGGCCCCATCGTCGCCCAGTCGGTCAGCACGAGGCGGAGACGGCCATCGGCGACATGCTCGGCAAACAGGGCCTCAAGACCAAATGTCAGACCCGCACCGTGCAGTGCCATCGCCAATGTCGAGCGACTATCGTCAGCGGTCATGGCGCTTTTGATGGGCACGTCGAAGTCGCCGTCCGGCCCCTCGAACTCCCAGCGGTAGATGCTGTCGTCGCCGAGCCGAACGCCCAGGCAGCGGTGATGCTTCAGTTCGTCTGGGTGCGTCGGCGTGCCACGCTCCTCCAGATAACCGGGAGATGCGGCAACCACCCATCTGAGGTCGGCTGAAAGACGCTGCGCGATCATGTCTTCGGGTACGGTGCCGCCATAGCGCACGCCTGCGTCGAACCCTTCGCCGACGACATCGACGATACGGTTGCTGGAGACGAGATCCACTTCGATACCGGGGTGACGGCGAGCCAGTTCGGCGAGCACGGGGCCTAGGACCAACGTTACCGCATCGACCACGGCATTGATGCGGATCTTGCCGCCAGGATTGGCACGAAGCTGATCCAGGTTTTCGAGTGCGGAGCCGATGTCGGCAAATGACCCGGAGACCGACTGCTCGAGCGTCTTGCCGGCCGACGTCAACGTCACGGACCGGTTCGTCCGGTTGATCAGTCGGACGCCAGCGCGGGCTTCGAAATTCTTCAGTGCATGGCTCACCGCGGAGGCGGACACGCCAAGCTCAAGACCGGCCCGACGGAAATTCCGGTGCCGCGCGATCGCCAAGAAATAGGCGAGGTCGGTGAGGTTGGTTCGGGTGACGAGCATCTTGCGATGTTGAAGCAGATTCATCCTTGCATCAACCACCGTGGCGGTAACCGTCTCCGTGCAAAAGCGTTTAATAGGCCTGATCGGCGCCCCTTGGCGCGCCCAAGGAGGATCGCCGATGGCCAGCGAGAGTTTTCAATTGTCACGACGGGAGATGCTGAGGAGCGCCGCTACTACGGCAGCAGCATCCGCCATCGTGAGTGAAACGGCCGACGCCGCGCCGCCGGTGCAAGCCCTACCGACGTACGAGGTCGCTTTGACCGTGAACGGCAAGCCCTGTGCGCTGACGCTCGACCCGCGGACGACGCTGCTCGATGCGTTGCGCGAACATCTGCACCTGACTGGTACCAAGAAGGGCTGCGACCACGGGCAGTGCGGGGCCTGCACGGTCATGGTCAACGACGAGCGGATCAACGCCTGTCTCAGCCTCGCGGTCCAGCATGACGGCGATGCCGTGATCACGATCGAGGGGCTCGGCACGCCCGAGCACCTGCATCCGATGCAGGCCGCCTTCGTGAAGCGTGACGGATATCAGTGCGGTTACTGCACCCCGGGGCAGATCTGTTCCGCGGTCTCCGTGCTGCAGGAAATCCGGCGTGGCGTTCCCAGCCATGCGCAGGTCGATCTGATGGCAGCGCCGCAACCGACTGGCGCCGAAATGCGCGAGCGGATGAGCGGCAACATCTGCCGCTGTGGTGCCTATTCCAACATCGTTGAGGCGATGGCCGACGTTGCAGGAGCCAGCGCATGAGAAGCTTTACCTACGAGCGGGCACGGACGCCTGCGGACGCGGCACGTATCGTCGCAAGCCATCCCGGCGCGCGATTCCTGGCCGGCGGTACCAACCTGCTCGATCTGATGAAGCTTGAGATCGAGACGCCGACTCATCTGGTCGACGTGCAGGACCTTAAGCTCGACCGGATCGAACCGACCGACGTTGGCGGGCTGCGGATCGGTGCGTTCGTCAGCAACACAGCGCTTGCTAGCGACGAGCGGGTGCGGCGGGATTACGGCGTCCTCAGCCGCGCAATCGTCGCAGGTGCCTCGGGCCAGCTACGCAACAAGGCGACGACCGCGGGCAATCTGCTCCAGCGGACGCGGTGCCCGTATTTCTACGACACCAACCAGCCCTGCAACAAGCGCAAGCCAGGGTCGGGCTGCGCTGCGATCGGCGGCTATTCGCGCCAGCTTGCCGTCATCGGATCGAGCGACGCGTGCATCGCAACCTATCCAGGCGACATGGCGGTTGCGATGCGCGTGCTCGATGCCACGGTCGAGACGGTGAGGGCGGACGGCAAGACGCGATCCATCCCGATCGGCAGCTTCCATACGCTGCCGGGCAACACGCCCGAACGCGAGAACGTGCTCGATCACGGCGAACTCGTCACCGCGGTGACGTTGCCCGCGCCAGTCGGTGGTACGCATGTCTACCGCAAGGTGCGCGACCGGGCGTCCTATGCGTTTGCACTCGTTTCGGTCGCCGCCATCGTCCAGCGCGACGGCAACGGACGCGCAGCGTTCGGTGGTGTCGCCCATCGGCCTTGGCGCGTGGAGGCTGCGGAGGCAGCGATGCCGAGTGGCGCGGTCGAAATGTCGAAAGCCGTCTTTGCCGGCGCGCGGCCGACCGACGACAACGCATTCAAGATCCCACTCGCGACGCGCACCCTCGCGGCGGTCATTTCAGAGGTGAAGTCATGATCTTCGACACACCCGCAGGCGCCAATCCGACCGACCGGATGAAGGTGCTCGGCAAGCCACTCGATCGCTACGAAGGGCATCTGAAAACCACCGGCACCGCGACCTATGCTTATGAATGGCAGGATGTCGCGCCCGGATTTGCGTACGGTTACATCCTGGGCGCGGCGATCGCCAAGGGCCGGATCACCACGATCGATACGCGCGATGCCGAACGTGCGCCCGGCGTGGTCGGTATCGTTACGTACCTCAACGCCGGCAAGTCCGGGGTCGGAAAGTTCTACGTCCAGAAGATGCTCGCCGCGCCGGAGGTCGACCACTATCATCAGCCGGTAGCCGTCGTCGTTGCGGAGACCTTCGAACAGGCTCGTGCGGCAGCGGCGCTGGTGCGGGTCGACTATCAGCGGACGGCGGGGCGGTTCGATCTAGCCGCGCAGAACGCCACCGCGCCGGTTCCGCCGGAGGGCGAGTTTGGCGGCCCCAACGAGAAGCAGGTCGGCGATTTCGCCAAGGCGTTCGCCGCGGCACCGGTCAAGGTCGACGAGACCTATACCGTGCCCGACCAAGCACATGCGATGATGGAGCCGCATGCCTCGATCGCGAAGTGGGACGGCGACCGCGTGACGTGCTGGACGTCGATCCAGCAGATGAACTGGGGAACGCGCGACCTCGGGCTAATTCTCGGTATTCCCAAGCAGAACGTCCACCTGATCTCTCCCTACATCGGTGGCGGCTTCGGCGGTAAGGGGACCGTGCAGGTCGATCTGGCGCTGGCGGCGATCGCGGCACGAATGGTCAAGCGCCCGGTGAAGATCGCGCTGCAACGTCCGATCATGTTCAACACCACGATCCACCGGCCCAGGACGATCCAGCGTGTGCAGCTGGGGGCGGGCGATGACGGGCGGCTGACCGCGATCGGTCATGACAGCCTGTCGGGCAACCTCGTCGGTGGGCGGACCGAGCCTACCGTCACCTCGACGCGGACGCTGTATGCGGGTGCGAACCGGCTGACCCGG
This genomic window contains:
- a CDS encoding PrpF domain-containing protein; the encoded protein is MRMEVRATFMRGGTSKGLFFDPADLPADPLARDRLLLRAIGSPDPYGQQIDGMGGGSSSTSKAALVSRSARPGYDLDYYSAALPIDAAFVDWSGNCGNLAAAVAPFAFHRGMLEVPRDGIAPIRIWQVNTARLIVAHVPFRGGLVKEHGDFILDGVAFPATEIRLDFESGPDAPDLFPTGSPTSVIEWSGGVPFEATLIDAGSPTILVHADALGLTGVETAAEVNANPELLAKAEQMRAHAAVRLGFAATPEEVTARYRQSPKLAYVNRARNYVTASGTHVDEASIDLVARTFSMGKLHHAMTGTGTVAIAAAAAVPNTIVSRVTGVRSMVRIGHASGSVPVGAESENEDGWRIRRTSFSRSARILMDGTVFIPV
- a CDS encoding LysR family transcriptional regulator, translating into MLVTRTNLTDLAYFLAIARHRNFRRAGLELGVSASAVSHALKNFEARAGVRLINRTNRSVTLTSAGKTLEQSVSGSFADIGSALENLDQLRANPGGKIRINAVVDAVTLVLGPVLAELARRHPGIEVDLVSSNRIVDVVGEGFDAGVRYGGTVPEDMIAQRLSADLRWVVAASPGYLEERGTPTHPDELKHHRCLGVRLGDDSIYRWEFEGPDGDFDVPIKSAMTADDSRSTLAMALHGAGLTFGLEALFAEHVADGRLRLVLTDWATMGPGFYLYYSGRRQVPAGLRALLTIAAKLKPLG
- the paoA gene encoding aldehyde dehydrogenase iron-sulfur subunit PaoA encodes the protein MASESFQLSRREMLRSAATTAAASAIVSETADAAPPVQALPTYEVALTVNGKPCALTLDPRTTLLDALREHLHLTGTKKGCDHGQCGACTVMVNDERINACLSLAVQHDGDAVITIEGLGTPEHLHPMQAAFVKRDGYQCGYCTPGQICSAVSVLQEIRRGVPSHAQVDLMAAPQPTGAEMRERMSGNICRCGAYSNIVEAMADVAGASA
- a CDS encoding xanthine dehydrogenase family protein subunit M yields the protein MRSFTYERARTPADAARIVASHPGARFLAGGTNLLDLMKLEIETPTHLVDVQDLKLDRIEPTDVGGLRIGAFVSNTALASDERVRRDYGVLSRAIVAGASGQLRNKATTAGNLLQRTRCPYFYDTNQPCNKRKPGSGCAAIGGYSRQLAVIGSSDACIATYPGDMAVAMRVLDATVETVRADGKTRSIPIGSFHTLPGNTPERENVLDHGELVTAVTLPAPVGGTHVYRKVRDRASYAFALVSVAAIVQRDGNGRAAFGGVAHRPWRVEAAEAAMPSGAVEMSKAVFAGARPTDDNAFKIPLATRTLAAVISEVKS